In Carya illinoinensis cultivar Pawnee chromosome 7, C.illinoinensisPawnee_v1, whole genome shotgun sequence, the following are encoded in one genomic region:
- the LOC122316322 gene encoding DELLA protein RGL2-like, with protein MMELVALKLVLLSTEEILRVAGARYVQLSTQMYNYNYHMPMHPFGLSISGLSDYEKKDVELAHYLLSVAEKVGYQQYDRASRLLLRCDWISSSRGSPLQRVVFQFAEALRERIQNESGRVRVKGFEQNNAIIQDLGSNSTLLKFYQLLPFPQIALFTGIQAIIENVELKRKVHLIDMEIRSGVHWSLLMQALAERRDFPIELLRITAIGLGSIGNESIEKTGKRLAIFAESFNLPFTFKSVLLSDLKDIKEELFEIEDEEEVIIFAPLVLRTMISRPNCMENLMSVIRNLCPSIMVVFEVEANHNSPSFVNRFIEALFFYCAYFDSLETCMKQYDEERMRMEALLGEHIRNLVAEEGRGRTNRNVTMDIWRAFFLRFKMVEIGFSESSLRQASLVVERFSCTNYFTLDKNGKSLLVGWKGTPLHSLSVWKFN; from the exons ATGATGGAATTAGTGG CGCTGAAACTTGTGCTTTTATCAACCGAGGAAATCTTGAGGGTGGCTGGAGCAAGGTATGTACAATTATCTACTCAgatgtataattataattatcacATGCCTATGCATCCTTTCGGTTTATCTATCTCGGGTCTGTCTGATTATGAAAAAAAAGATGTGGAACTTGCCCACTATCTTCTCTCTGTGGCTGAGAAGGTTGGCTACCAACAATATGATCGTGCAAGTAGATTGCTTTTACGTTGTGATTGGATTTCTTCTTCAAGAGGTAGTCCACTGCAGAGAGTTGTTTTTCAGTTTGCTGAAGCGCTCCGAGAGAGGATTCAAAATGAATCGGGAAGGGTCAGAGTAAAGGGATTCGAGCAAAACAATGCAATCATTCAAGACTTGGGTAGCAATAGTACATTGCTTAAATTTTACCAACTTCTTCCTTTCCCTCAAATAGCGCTATTCACAGGAATCCAAGCCATAATTGAAAACGTTGAATTGAAGCGGAAGGTTCATTTGATAGACATGGAGATCAGGTCTGGAGTGCATTGGTCACTCTTGATGCAGGCTCTTGCAGAGAGACGAGATTTCCCCATCGAGCTTCTTAGGATAACTGCTATTGGACTTGGATCAATCGGCAATGAGAGTATAGAGAAGACCGGTAAGAGGTTAGCCATTTTTGCCGAGTCCTTTAACTTGCCCTTTACATTTAAGTCTGTTTTGTTATCAGACTTGAAAGATATCAAGGAAGAACTATTCgaaattgaagatgaagaagaagtgattatttttgcTCCATTAGTACTGAGAACAATGATTTCAAGGCCTAATTGCATGGAAAACCTCATGAGTGTTATCAGAAACCTCTGTCCATCTATAATGGTTGTCTTTGAAGTAGAAGCAAACCATAATTCACCCTCATTTGTGAATCGCTTCATTGAAGCTTTGTTCTTTTATTGTGCATACTTTGATAGCCTGGAGACTTGCATGAAACAGTATGATGAGGAGAGGATGAGAATGGAAGCACTTTTGGGTGAACATATCAGAAACCTTGTAGCAGAAGAGGGTCGAGGAAGGACTAATCGGAATGTCACCATGGACATCTGGAGGGCGTTCTTCTTAAGGTTTAAAATGGTGGAAATTGGGTTCAGTGAGTCATCCCTACGCCAAGCCAGTTTGGTAGTCGAACGGTTCTcttgtacaaattatttcacaTTGGATAAGAATGGGAAAAGTCTGCTTGTTGGGTGGAAGGGAACCCCACTTCATTCCCTTTCGGTTTGgaagtttaattaa
- the LOC122315309 gene encoding uncharacterized protein LOC122315309 isoform X2, producing MFSLVSDEDTTTMHTIALCRRHSDFDFSPTLFFIKIQSLAFRVRWLRWIHRDLNIMVLESGPSLDNHIDSLEGRLLVSFWLSCSVMDNTFFFSSTPFDFDGIQGSFGSLEGFEKAKQDHVFNFESGEGSPISPRYGFHDGDRGNRGTHFLKDQLQHQQPKSRYQTFDEFNSTLFSQQQKQSEKRRKYRACTSPHQSFRNS from the exons ATGTTTTCCCTTGTTTCAGATGAAGACACAACAACTATGCATACAATAGCATTGTGTCGTCGTCACtcagactttgatttctcaccTACCTTATTCTTCATCAAAATCCAGTCCTTGGCATTTCGTGTCCGTTGGCTACGATGGATACATCGAGATCTCAACATCATG GTCTTGGAGTCGGGTCCTTCTCTAGATAACCATATTGACTCACTTGAAGGAAGACTTCTGGTTAGTTTCTGGCTTTCCTGCTCTGTTATGGATAacaccttcttcttctcttcaacCCCATTTGATTTTGATGGAATCCAAGGCAGTTTTGGTTCTCTTGAAGGCTTTGAGAAAGCGAAACAAGACCACGTGTTTAATTTCGAATCGGGAGAGGGCAGTCCTATTTCTCCTCGATATGGTTTTCATGATGGGGACAGAGGTAATAGAGGAACTCATTTCTTGAAAGATCAACTACAGCACCAACAACCCAAGTCAAGATATCAGACATTTGATGAATTCAATTCAACCCTGTTTTCCCAACAACAAAAACAATCCGAGAAACGGAGAAAGTACAGGGCTTGTACATCTCCCCACCAGAGTTTCAGAAATTCTTGA
- the LOC122315309 gene encoding uncharacterized protein LOC122315309 isoform X1 has translation MFSLVSDEDTTTMHTIALCRRHSDFDFSPTLFFIKIQSLAFRVRWLRWIHRDLNIMILQVLESGPSLDNHIDSLEGRLLVSFWLSCSVMDNTFFFSSTPFDFDGIQGSFGSLEGFEKAKQDHVFNFESGEGSPISPRYGFHDGDRGNRGTHFLKDQLQHQQPKSRYQTFDEFNSTLFSQQQKQSEKRRKYRACTSPHQSFRNS, from the exons ATGTTTTCCCTTGTTTCAGATGAAGACACAACAACTATGCATACAATAGCATTGTGTCGTCGTCACtcagactttgatttctcaccTACCTTATTCTTCATCAAAATCCAGTCCTTGGCATTTCGTGTCCGTTGGCTACGATGGATACATCGAGATCTCAACATCATG ATATTGCAGGTCTTGGAGTCGGGTCCTTCTCTAGATAACCATATTGACTCACTTGAAGGAAGACTTCTGGTTAGTTTCTGGCTTTCCTGCTCTGTTATGGATAacaccttcttcttctcttcaacCCCATTTGATTTTGATGGAATCCAAGGCAGTTTTGGTTCTCTTGAAGGCTTTGAGAAAGCGAAACAAGACCACGTGTTTAATTTCGAATCGGGAGAGGGCAGTCCTATTTCTCCTCGATATGGTTTTCATGATGGGGACAGAGGTAATAGAGGAACTCATTTCTTGAAAGATCAACTACAGCACCAACAACCCAAGTCAAGATATCAGACATTTGATGAATTCAATTCAACCCTGTTTTCCCAACAACAAAAACAATCCGAGAAACGGAGAAAGTACAGGGCTTGTACATCTCCCCACCAGAGTTTCAGAAATTCTTGA